In Aminivibrio sp., the following are encoded in one genomic region:
- a CDS encoding sodium ion-translocating decarboxylase subunit beta, producing the protein VAQKESPGNFLLMHAMGPNVAGVIGTAVAAGVMLTLLS; encoded by the coding sequence GGTGGCGCAGAAGGAGAGCCCCGGGAACTTCCTGCTCATGCACGCCATGGGCCCCAACGTGGCGGGTGTTATCGGGACCGCCGTGGCCGCAGGCGTCATGCTCACTCTGCTGAGCTGA
- a CDS encoding Fe-S-containing hydro-lyase translates to MEERRRLTAPVLKREASNLGAGDEILLSGVIYTARDAAHKRMSDALARGEKLKVDLSGAVIFYAGPSPARPGEPTGSIGPTTSYRMDPYTPLLLELGVKGMIGKGERAEEVVTSMKKNGAVYLGATGGIAALLARTVVSSRVLDYEDLGPEALRELEVRDMPLVVLIDSLGNSMYREGPAKYAKSRE, encoded by the coding sequence GTGGAAGAACGCAGAAGGCTTACCGCACCTGTTCTGAAAAGAGAAGCCTCGAACCTTGGGGCGGGGGATGAGATCCTTCTTTCGGGAGTGATCTACACTGCCCGGGACGCCGCTCACAAGCGAATGTCCGACGCTCTTGCCCGGGGTGAAAAACTGAAAGTCGACCTTTCCGGGGCAGTCATTTTTTACGCCGGACCGTCTCCGGCACGGCCCGGAGAGCCCACGGGCTCCATCGGGCCGACCACGAGCTACCGCATGGACCCCTACACCCCGCTGCTCCTGGAGCTTGGAGTCAAGGGAATGATCGGAAAGGGCGAACGGGCGGAGGAAGTGGTGACGAGCATGAAAAAAAACGGGGCCGTCTACCTCGGGGCAACCGGAGGGATCGCGGCCCTGCTTGCACGGACGGTAGTTTCTTCAAGGGTTCTCGACTATGAAGACCTTGGGCCCGAGGCGCTGAGGGAACTTGAGGTTCGCGACATGCCCCTGGTCGTGCTCATAGACAGTCTCGGTAACAGCATGTACCGGGAAGGTCCGGCGAAATACGCAAAAAGCAGGGAATAG
- a CDS encoding GntR family transcriptional regulator, with amino-acid sequence MASRIFHSLGDQVFETIKELIINNTYRPGLVLQIDKLAGEFGVSTTPVREALLRLEGIGLVDIERNKGAVVTQVSEKRSRHVWEFRRILEAKVARDAAIGCTDDEINAVAAKLKKVLEHPDDFAIYQDSDIALHSLLSSHTENPLIIESLANLSVHARRIRYFAENGPFREEVIEQVTREHNEIIAALREHNPDTVEATVTRHLINAEERTKKALSEISGGAAKTAGE; translated from the coding sequence TTGGCAAGTCGGATTTTCCATTCTTTAGGCGACCAGGTTTTCGAAACAATCAAGGAACTTATCATCAACAACACATACCGTCCGGGTCTCGTACTCCAGATCGACAAGCTCGCGGGGGAGTTCGGCGTCAGCACCACTCCCGTTCGGGAAGCTCTTCTCAGGCTCGAGGGGATCGGTCTCGTGGACATTGAAAGAAACAAGGGGGCCGTGGTCACTCAGGTCAGTGAAAAACGGTCCAGGCACGTGTGGGAATTCCGCCGCATTCTTGAGGCGAAGGTGGCCCGCGATGCCGCCATCGGATGTACGGACGACGAAATCAACGCAGTGGCGGCCAAGCTGAAGAAGGTTCTCGAACACCCGGATGATTTCGCTATATACCAGGATTCCGACATCGCCCTTCACAGTCTTCTATCGAGCCACACGGAGAACCCGCTGATCATCGAATCTCTCGCCAATCTCAGCGTCCATGCCCGAAGGATCCGGTACTTCGCAGAAAACGGTCCCTTCCGCGAGGAAGTTATCGAACAGGTGACCAGAGAGCACAACGAAATCATCGCCGCCCTGAGGGAACACAACCCCGACACAGTGGAGGCCACCGTAACACGCCACCTTATAAACGCGGAAGAACGGACAAAAAAAGCCCTCTCCGAAATTTCCGGAGGGGCAGCCAAAACCGCCGGGGAATAG
- a CDS encoding fumarate hydratase, producing MPAELVTETVKRLFIEANYHLPPDMVSVLEKGEHEEQNPVARSVFRTILENRLVASEGRFPLCQDCGMAVVFLDIGQEAAVTGGNLEDAVNEGVRRAYDEGFLRKSMVAEPLFERRNTGDNTPAILHVRLVPGDKVTITAVPKGAGSENMSALAMLSPAAGPEGVERFVLDTVQNAGPNPCPPIVVGIGVGSDFEGVAELAKRALLRPAGSGGGHPKYAALEAGLLRKINELGIGAAGYGGTVTALGVNIEWAPTHIACLPVAVNLCCHANRHCSAEI from the coding sequence GTGCCTGCGGAATTAGTAACGGAAACGGTGAAACGGTTGTTTATCGAGGCGAATTATCATCTCCCTCCTGATATGGTGTCGGTTCTTGAAAAGGGAGAACATGAAGAGCAAAACCCGGTAGCGCGGTCGGTTTTCCGCACGATCCTTGAAAACCGCCTCGTGGCCTCGGAGGGCAGGTTCCCTCTCTGCCAGGACTGCGGCATGGCCGTCGTCTTCCTCGATATCGGGCAGGAAGCGGCCGTAACTGGAGGAAATCTTGAGGACGCTGTGAACGAAGGTGTCAGGAGGGCCTATGATGAGGGATTCCTCCGCAAATCCATGGTGGCGGAGCCTCTCTTTGAAAGGAGGAACACCGGCGACAACACGCCTGCCATTCTGCACGTCCGCCTGGTTCCGGGTGACAAGGTGACCATCACTGCCGTGCCCAAAGGCGCCGGAAGCGAAAACATGAGCGCCCTGGCCATGCTCTCTCCTGCCGCCGGGCCGGAAGGTGTCGAACGGTTCGTTCTCGACACGGTGCAGAACGCCGGCCCCAATCCCTGCCCGCCCATAGTGGTCGGCATAGGTGTCGGAAGCGATTTTGAAGGGGTGGCGGAACTCGCGAAGCGCGCCCTTCTCAGGCCGGCGGGGAGCGGCGGCGGTCACCCGAAGTATGCAGCCCTGGAGGCCGGACTGCTGCGGAAAATCAATGAGCTCGGTATCGGTGCGGCAGGATACGGCGGTACCGTCACCGCCCTCGGGGTGAATATCGAGTGGGCGCCGACCCACATAGCATGCCTGCCTGTGGCGGTCAATCTCTGCTGTCACGCCAACCGGCACTGCAGTGCGGAAATTTAG